One segment of Radiobacillus kanasensis DNA contains the following:
- the gnd gene encoding phosphogluconate dehydrogenase (NAD(+)-dependent, decarboxylating) encodes MKIGLIGLGKMGFQIGLHLLDKGHEVKAFDVNEEAREKFGRESGAKFDSIDEMLSQLPSPKVVWVMVPAGDITTNVLNELSGKLSAEDIVIDAGNTNYKHTLKHIDLLKEKGIHLLDVGTSGGVSGARYGACFMVGGEQEVFQPLEPVFKELAVENGYLYTGKGGSGHFLKMVHNGIEYGMMAAIGEGFEVLEKSPFDYEYEDVARVWNHGSVIRSWLMELMQEAFKKDEHLDNIRGVMHSSGEGKWTVESALDFEVPTPVIALSLMMRYRSQENDTFTGKVVAALRHEFGGHAVEKK; translated from the coding sequence ATGAAAATAGGTTTAATAGGATTAGGAAAGATGGGCTTTCAAATCGGTCTTCACTTGCTCGATAAAGGTCATGAGGTGAAAGCCTTTGACGTCAATGAGGAAGCAAGAGAGAAGTTCGGTAGGGAGAGTGGTGCTAAGTTTGACTCCATAGATGAGATGCTTTCCCAACTCCCTTCACCAAAAGTTGTGTGGGTCATGGTGCCAGCAGGAGACATTACGACAAATGTACTTAACGAGCTTTCTGGAAAACTAAGTGCAGAGGATATCGTCATCGATGCCGGAAACACAAACTATAAGCACACCTTGAAGCATATTGATCTATTAAAAGAGAAAGGCATCCATTTACTAGATGTAGGAACAAGTGGTGGGGTATCTGGTGCACGTTACGGAGCTTGCTTTATGGTCGGCGGTGAACAAGAAGTTTTCCAACCACTAGAACCAGTTTTTAAGGAACTGGCAGTCGAAAATGGCTATTTGTACACAGGAAAAGGTGGAAGTGGACATTTCTTGAAAATGGTTCATAACGGAATTGAGTATGGGATGATGGCCGCGATTGGAGAAGGGTTTGAAGTGTTAGAAAAAAGCCCATTTGATTATGAATATGAGGATGTGGCTCGCGTTTGGAACCACGGATCTGTTATTCGAAGCTGGCTAATGGAGCTGATGCAGGAAGCGTTTAAGAAAGATGAGCATTTAGACAACATCCGTGGTGTCATGCATTCATCGGGTGAAGGTAAATGGACGGTAGAGTCTGCATTAGATTTTGAAGTACCTACACCAGTTATCGCGCTTTCCTTAATGATGCGTTACCGTTCTCAAGAAAATGATACGTTCACGGGTAAAGTTGTAGCTGCATTAAGACATGAATTCGGTGGTCATGCTGTGGAGAAAAAATGA
- a CDS encoding gluconokinase, producing the protein MKSKIVIGIDIGTTSTKTVAYQLNGDLWSESEKEYPLYVPDPTKKEQDPEEILEAVISTLSEVVQKVSSKDGHVIGVGFSSAMHSLLGVDDQGQPLTNVITWADQRAVQEVEDLKRSGEGHDIYIRTGTPLHPMSPLAKLIWFNNHESELTQKVQKWISIKEYVTYRLFHRYVVDYSIASATGLFHLKTLDWDEEALTLAQIREDQLSLPISTTSILTGMDPMYAEQIGLSVDTPFVIGASDGVLANLGVGAIQPGVVACSVGTSGAVRSVVDRPITDPEGRLFCYALTEDKWVIGGPINNGGIALQWLRDSIFPELVEKAGQQNPYDYLMKEASTVPVGSDGLLFLPYLLGERAPFWDAETKGVFFGLTLHHEKRHMIRSVLEGVMYQLQMVVRVMEEAGVTPVEIRANGGFARSNLWRQIMADIFNTSISFPENHQSACFGAACLTLKALGEMDNLDEVLPLVNITDRQTPVPEQASLYEQYKPLFYRLAHKLAPEFQNLSELNQRIKG; encoded by the coding sequence TTGAAGTCGAAAATTGTGATTGGTATTGATATAGGAACGACAAGCACCAAGACCGTTGCGTATCAGCTGAATGGGGATCTTTGGTCTGAATCAGAAAAAGAATATCCTTTATACGTACCCGACCCGACCAAAAAAGAACAGGACCCAGAAGAAATACTGGAGGCAGTGATCTCAACCTTATCAGAGGTTGTACAAAAAGTTTCTAGTAAGGACGGTCATGTGATAGGGGTAGGATTCAGTTCTGCCATGCACAGTTTGTTAGGGGTAGATGATCAAGGTCAGCCTTTGACAAATGTTATTACTTGGGCAGATCAACGTGCTGTACAAGAAGTGGAGGACTTAAAAAGAAGCGGGGAAGGACATGATATTTATATTCGAACAGGAACTCCCCTACATCCTATGTCTCCACTTGCAAAGCTGATTTGGTTTAACAATCATGAATCAGAACTCACGCAAAAGGTACAGAAGTGGATATCCATTAAAGAATATGTAACATACCGCCTTTTTCACCGGTATGTCGTTGACTATTCCATCGCGTCTGCTACCGGACTATTTCATTTAAAAACGTTAGATTGGGATGAAGAGGCTTTAACACTCGCACAAATAAGGGAAGACCAATTGTCCCTGCCTATCTCAACTACAAGTATCTTAACTGGAATGGACCCGATGTATGCGGAGCAAATTGGCTTATCAGTGGATACCCCTTTTGTAATTGGAGCAAGTGATGGCGTCTTAGCTAATCTTGGAGTTGGTGCGATTCAACCAGGTGTTGTAGCTTGTTCGGTAGGCACGAGTGGGGCGGTGAGATCAGTCGTTGATCGGCCCATTACGGACCCAGAAGGGCGATTGTTTTGCTATGCGTTAACGGAAGACAAGTGGGTGATTGGTGGTCCGATCAACAATGGTGGTATTGCCCTCCAATGGTTAAGAGATTCTATTTTTCCAGAGTTAGTGGAAAAAGCGGGTCAACAAAATCCATACGATTACCTAATGAAAGAAGCGAGCACGGTTCCAGTTGGATCGGATGGGCTGTTGTTCTTGCCTTACTTACTTGGTGAAAGAGCCCCATTTTGGGATGCTGAGACAAAAGGCGTCTTCTTCGGTCTGACCCTTCATCATGAGAAAAGACATATGATTCGTAGTGTACTAGAAGGTGTCATGTATCAATTGCAAATGGTTGTTCGAGTGATGGAGGAAGCAGGTGTAACTCCTGTGGAGATTCGTGCGAATGGTGGATTTGCAAGGTCCAATCTATGGCGGCAAATAATGGCGGACATTTTCAATACGTCCATTTCTTTCCCGGAAAACCATCAAAGTGCTTGTTTTGGTGCGGCATGTTTAACCTTAAAAGCTTTAGGAGAGATGGATAACCTTGACGAAGTATTACCACTTGTGAACATAACGGATCGACAAACTCCCGTGCCAGAGCAAGCAAGCTTGTATGAGCAATATAAGCCTTTATTTTACAGACTAGCACATAAGCTAGCTCCAGAATTTCAGAATCTATCAGAACTTAACCAACGAATAAAAGGATAG
- a CDS encoding MurR/RpiR family transcriptional regulator has protein sequence MEQNPTKHVIQRIQSFYSGLSEKEKGIADFILQDPDKIIHSTINQVSDALNVADATVFRFCKRLGFKGYQALKIALASEVIHPIKDIHETISEKDSEETIFQKVFQSNIQALEYTKALDQDFKKAVEWLTEAEHVYFYGSGGSGIIALDGEHKFMRSGLSSRAYIDSHMQLMTAAQLREKDVAVFISHTGANKDLLEVLEIAKDCGAKTIGITNFAQSPLSKGVGTCLFTASKETEYRSEALSSRIAQLSLLDSLYIGYCMKKKEQSKLALHQVRDAIARKRV, from the coding sequence ATGGAACAAAACCCAACCAAACACGTTATTCAACGAATCCAATCCTTCTATTCCGGATTAAGCGAAAAGGAAAAAGGAATCGCAGACTTTATTCTTCAGGATCCAGATAAAATCATTCATTCCACCATTAACCAAGTATCCGATGCTTTGAACGTTGCAGATGCTACCGTGTTTCGTTTTTGTAAACGGCTCGGCTTCAAGGGGTATCAAGCGTTAAAGATTGCGCTTGCTTCCGAAGTTATCCATCCCATTAAAGATATTCATGAAACGATTTCGGAAAAAGATTCAGAGGAAACTATCTTTCAAAAGGTATTCCAATCGAATATACAGGCCCTTGAATACACAAAAGCGCTAGACCAGGACTTTAAAAAGGCTGTCGAGTGGCTTACGGAAGCGGAACATGTCTATTTCTATGGGAGTGGTGGATCGGGCATTATTGCCTTGGATGGGGAACATAAATTTATGCGGAGTGGTTTGTCCTCTCGTGCTTATATTGATTCACACATGCAGCTGATGACAGCAGCCCAACTTAGGGAAAAAGATGTTGCCGTCTTTATATCACATACAGGTGCGAATAAAGATCTATTGGAAGTGTTAGAAATCGCAAAAGATTGTGGTGCAAAAACGATAGGAATAACGAATTTCGCCCAATCTCCATTAAGCAAAGGGGTTGGCACGTGCTTGTTTACCGCTTCAAAGGAAACAGAGTACCGTTCTGAAGCATTGTCTTCTAGAATTGCCCAGCTATCTTTACTTGATAGCCTGTACATCGGCTACTGTATGAAAAAGAAAGAACAGTCTAAGTTAGCACTACATCAAGTACGAGATGCTATCGCTAGGAAGAGGGTTTGA
- a CDS encoding bh protein, which translates to MEKKYMETELFCIHCEDDTLHQITYINDVITKVECEECHNIIELRVNVMQEFYKESYQRIASKPARMTNEYRDDLSHFLFSLPIRVITKPYRIVKDLKGSREIIRDYQSTHHKDYG; encoded by the coding sequence ATGGAAAAGAAATATATGGAGACGGAATTGTTCTGTATTCATTGTGAGGATGACACCCTGCACCAGATCACGTATATCAATGATGTTATTACGAAGGTTGAATGTGAAGAATGCCACAATATTATTGAGTTAAGGGTTAATGTGATGCAGGAGTTCTACAAAGAATCCTATCAACGCATTGCATCCAAACCTGCCAGGATGACAAATGAGTATAGAGATGATTTAAGTCATTTCCTTTTTAGTTTGCCAATTCGAGTCATTACGAAGCCATACCGAATCGTGAAGGATTTAAAAGGGTCAAGAGAAATCATTCGAGATTATCAATCGACCCACCACAAAGATTACGGGTAA
- a CDS encoding PTS galactitol transporter subunit IIC — translation MGDVLQYFVDLGASVLLPIIIFVFGLILKTKPSQAFRAGLTVGIGFIAINLVIGLLAENLGPAAQQMVNRLGIELSVIDVGWPATSAIAFGSSVGALAIPIGLAVNIALLVFGLTKTLNIDLWNLWHIAFTGALVSIMTGSFVMGLVTCIVHAIVLLVLADLTAKHVAEYYGYPNISFPHGTSTPYYLLAMPLNKLFDRIPGLKNWKADPEAIQKKLGIFGESTIVGLILGIIIGVLAGYNLQETLQLGVATAAVMLLLPRMVSILMEGLAPISEAAGEFVKRRFPGREVYIGMDSALAVGHPAAIASTLILTPIVLLLAIIVPGNKVLPFGDLATLPFIVCMMVPIFRGNVIRTVLAGTIALGFGLLLATYISPLFTEAARNVGFAFPEGAGAVSSLVDGAVPTTALFIFGAKLGYIGLGIIGVLALVTGYFVNRRRPASKQEDNATKIPS, via the coding sequence ATGGGAGATGTCTTACAATATTTTGTTGATTTAGGTGCATCTGTTCTTTTGCCGATTATTATATTCGTTTTTGGTCTTATTTTAAAAACAAAGCCTAGTCAGGCATTTCGTGCTGGTTTAACAGTAGGGATTGGTTTTATTGCCATTAACTTGGTTATTGGGCTATTAGCAGAAAATTTAGGACCGGCAGCTCAGCAAATGGTCAATCGTTTAGGCATTGAATTAAGTGTTATTGATGTAGGATGGCCAGCAACTTCCGCTATCGCTTTTGGGTCATCTGTTGGAGCGCTTGCTATTCCAATTGGACTTGCTGTCAATATAGCGTTGCTAGTTTTCGGACTCACGAAAACATTAAATATTGACTTATGGAACTTATGGCATATTGCGTTTACCGGTGCATTAGTAAGTATTATGACGGGTAGTTTTGTGATGGGACTTGTTACATGTATTGTTCATGCTATCGTTCTTTTAGTACTTGCTGATTTAACAGCGAAGCATGTGGCTGAATATTATGGTTATCCAAATATTTCATTTCCACACGGGACATCTACACCGTACTACTTATTGGCAATGCCATTGAATAAGTTATTTGATAGGATTCCCGGATTGAAAAATTGGAAAGCAGATCCTGAGGCAATTCAAAAAAAGCTAGGAATCTTCGGAGAATCCACGATAGTTGGGTTGATTCTAGGTATCATTATTGGAGTCCTGGCAGGTTATAACCTACAAGAAACTTTACAATTAGGTGTTGCTACTGCAGCCGTTATGCTTCTTTTACCAAGAATGGTATCCATTTTGATGGAAGGGTTGGCTCCGATTTCAGAAGCTGCAGGGGAATTTGTAAAGCGACGCTTCCCTGGGCGTGAGGTGTACATTGGAATGGATAGTGCATTAGCGGTTGGGCATCCTGCTGCCATTGCATCGACACTCATTCTAACACCAATCGTATTACTACTTGCGATCATTGTACCTGGAAACAAAGTGTTACCATTTGGTGACTTAGCTACATTACCATTTATTGTATGTATGATGGTACCTATTTTCCGAGGAAATGTTATTCGTACGGTACTTGCTGGAACAATCGCATTAGGGTTTGGTTTATTGCTTGCTACTTATATCTCGCCATTGTTTACGGAAGCGGCGAGAAATGTTGGCTTCGCTTTTCCAGAAGGTGCAGGAGCTGTTTCTTCCCTTGTTGATGGGGCGGTCCCAACTACTGCCTTGTTCATCTTCGGTGCAAAGCTGGGTTACATCGGCTTAGGTATAATAGGGGTTTTAGCACTAGTAACTGGCTATTTTGTAAACCGTAGGAGACCTGCATCTAAACAGGAAGACAATGCAACTAAAATTCCTTCTTAA
- a CDS encoding PTS sugar transporter subunit IIB, which translates to MSKKVLVICGTGVATSTVVMSKLKSFIEEKGLEAKLHQSKVSDVLNTASEYDLVVTTTIVSKDLHDIVLNAVPLLTGVGKEQFFADFEAALK; encoded by the coding sequence ATGTCTAAAAAAGTATTAGTCATTTGTGGAACAGGGGTTGCAACTTCTACAGTTGTAATGTCTAAGTTAAAATCGTTCATCGAAGAGAAGGGGTTAGAAGCAAAACTTCATCAATCTAAAGTTTCGGACGTTTTAAACACGGCTTCTGAGTACGATTTAGTAGTAACGACTACTATCGTATCAAAAGATTTGCACGACATTGTACTAAATGCTGTACCTTTACTTACCGGTGTGGGTAAGGAGCAATTTTTTGCGGATTTCGAAGCCGCTCTTAAATAG
- a CDS encoding PTS sugar transporter subunit IIA: MECQLVTQKLKPDSKEEILHELASSLEHIKVVKPSFYQAILERERVFPTGLPSEPFGIAIPHTDTEHVYTPAIAVGFLEEPIDFTVMGTEDIQIPVHIVFMLAMKEPNDQLSLLENMINLIQDSVFLEQLSEMNQSRKDTELKELLNKQLLTV, encoded by the coding sequence TTGGAATGTCAATTAGTAACACAGAAATTGAAACCGGATTCAAAAGAAGAGATACTCCACGAATTAGCCTCAAGCCTAGAACACATCAAAGTCGTTAAACCCAGCTTTTATCAAGCAATCTTGGAAAGGGAAAGAGTCTTTCCAACCGGTTTACCCTCTGAGCCTTTTGGAATTGCCATTCCGCATACAGACACTGAACATGTATATACACCAGCTATCGCTGTAGGATTTTTGGAAGAACCTATTGACTTTACTGTGATGGGTACAGAGGATATCCAAATTCCAGTTCATATCGTTTTTATGCTTGCCATGAAGGAACCAAATGATCAACTAAGCTTACTAGAAAATATGATCAACCTCATTCAAGACAGTGTTTTTCTCGAACAGTTAAGCGAAATGAATCAGAGTAGGAAGGATACTGAATTAAAAGAGCTTCTCAATAAGCAGTTATTAACCGTTTAA
- a CDS encoding NAD(P)H-dependent oxidoreductase produces MLGINRLLKQLADEGNYIKVGLVGAGQMGRGMISQIEKMKGMRVVITADINVDNARKAYQLAGLSEEKIKQSSDEIEATSFIKQDGVVITNQIDLVTSIEAVDVVVDATGIPDVGATIAYQAIQNRKHIVMLNVETDVTVGPILKSMADAAGVVYTGSAGDEPGAIMELYDFADAMGFNIVTVGKGKNNKLNLEANPASAEEEAKQKGSSSKMLASFQDGTKTMVEMTAVANAIGFLPDVAGMHGPSASVEELPTLLIPKEAGGILSNEKVVEYVNGVAPGVFVIFTSDQEEVHHELQYLKLGEGPYYVLYRPYHLASLETPLSIAKAYFDQQPTIAPWCGVVAETVTVAKKDLAEGEALDGIGGFTVYGKILSKDDAISKQALPLGLVDRHVVMKRPVKKGEIITYDVIEHKQETTIWNLRSLQDRLIK; encoded by the coding sequence ATGTTGGGGATAAACAGATTATTAAAGCAACTAGCCGATGAAGGAAATTATATAAAAGTCGGTTTAGTTGGCGCAGGGCAAATGGGAAGGGGGATGATTTCTCAAATTGAAAAAATGAAGGGGATGCGAGTGGTCATTACAGCAGATATTAACGTAGATAATGCCCGTAAAGCCTATCAGCTAGCAGGACTTTCAGAAGAAAAGATCAAGCAGTCATCGGATGAAATCGAAGCCACTTCTTTCATTAAACAAGACGGCGTAGTGATCACAAATCAGATTGACCTCGTGACTTCTATTGAAGCAGTAGATGTTGTAGTAGATGCCACTGGCATACCAGATGTAGGGGCAACGATTGCGTATCAGGCGATTCAAAACAGAAAGCACATCGTGATGCTGAATGTGGAGACAGATGTAACGGTCGGTCCGATTCTAAAAAGTATGGCAGATGCCGCTGGTGTTGTGTACACCGGATCTGCTGGGGATGAGCCTGGTGCGATTATGGAGCTTTATGATTTCGCGGATGCAATGGGATTTAACATTGTGACCGTCGGAAAAGGGAAGAATAATAAGTTAAACCTAGAGGCAAATCCAGCGTCTGCTGAAGAGGAAGCCAAACAAAAAGGATCTAGTTCAAAAATGCTTGCTTCGTTCCAAGATGGGACGAAAACAATGGTAGAGATGACAGCTGTCGCAAACGCTATTGGATTTTTACCAGATGTCGCAGGTATGCACGGCCCAAGTGCTTCTGTAGAAGAACTTCCGACTCTATTAATTCCAAAGGAAGCGGGTGGAATTTTAAGCAATGAGAAGGTAGTGGAATATGTAAACGGTGTAGCACCTGGTGTATTCGTAATCTTTACTTCGGACCAAGAAGAAGTGCATCATGAATTACAATACCTAAAGCTTGGGGAAGGTCCTTACTATGTTCTGTATCGACCGTACCACTTAGCTAGTTTAGAAACACCACTTTCTATCGCGAAGGCATATTTTGATCAGCAGCCGACGATTGCTCCGTGGTGTGGGGTTGTTGCAGAGACGGTTACGGTTGCGAAAAAGGATTTGGCTGAGGGAGAAGCACTAGATGGTATTGGTGGTTTCACCGTGTACGGAAAAATACTGTCTAAAGATGATGCGATTTCGAAACAAGCTCTACCACTCGGATTGGTAGACCGGCATGTGGTGATGAAAAGGCCTGTGAAAAAAGGGGAAATCATCACCTATGATGTGATTGAACACAAACAAGAAACAACTATTTGGAATTTACGAAGTCTACAAGATCGGTTAATTAAATAG
- a CDS encoding PTS glucitol/sorbitol transporter subunit IIA, with protein sequence MIIIYESVITELGKDIDSLLSADMLVIFNETAPDELKEISAIHRHEPWKSEVEVGDQLVIGDDAYEITCVGGKVNETLHTLGHCTISFSGDTETDMPGTLCVEKKALPILQEEVAIKFIRTK encoded by the coding sequence TTGATTATCATCTATGAATCTGTAATTACAGAACTAGGAAAAGACATTGATAGTTTACTAAGTGCAGATATGCTCGTTATTTTCAATGAAACAGCACCAGATGAACTAAAGGAAATATCCGCTATTCATCGCCATGAACCATGGAAAAGTGAAGTAGAGGTTGGGGATCAGTTAGTCATCGGGGATGATGCCTATGAAATTACTTGTGTAGGTGGAAAAGTGAATGAAACTTTACACACACTTGGACACTGTACGATTAGTTTTTCAGGAGATACCGAAACAGATATGCCAGGTACACTTTGTGTAGAGAAAAAAGCCCTACCAATATTACAAGAAGAAGTCGCTATAAAGTTTATAAGAACAAAATAA
- the srlE gene encoding PTS glucitol/sorbitol transporter subunit IIB: MSNYKPVQVSQGPSGWGGPLVIEPTDQKKYVVSVTGGGIDPIAQKIADMTGAEAVDGFTKKIESEEMACVVIDCGGTARCGVYPKMGVLTINLTATPPSGPLMSFIKEDNFVSGVKEANIEFANGSSSEATNASEKKKSVQEIKQEAKEKAAAYTNQPKQKRSLLERIGRGMGGVVNVFYQAGRETIEQIIRNILPFMAFVSCIIGIITFTGVGDLIANVVSPLAGNIIGLLILSVICALPILSPLLGPGAVIAQVVGVLVGVEIGRGNIPPQLALPALFAINPQVGCDFVPVGLTLGEAKPETIEVGVPAVLISRQVTGPIAVVIAYVASFGLYS; the protein is encoded by the coding sequence ATGAGTAACTACAAACCGGTTCAAGTATCTCAAGGTCCAAGTGGATGGGGAGGCCCTCTCGTTATAGAGCCAACGGATCAGAAGAAATATGTTGTCTCTGTAACGGGTGGAGGAATTGATCCAATCGCTCAAAAAATCGCGGACATGACAGGCGCAGAAGCAGTGGATGGATTCACTAAAAAAATCGAAAGTGAAGAAATGGCTTGTGTCGTTATTGATTGTGGTGGGACAGCAAGGTGTGGTGTATATCCAAAAATGGGTGTCCTAACGATTAATTTAACAGCCACACCACCATCTGGGCCACTCATGAGTTTTATTAAAGAGGATAATTTTGTTTCAGGAGTAAAAGAAGCGAACATCGAGTTTGCTAATGGAAGTTCTTCTGAAGCAACCAATGCTTCGGAGAAAAAGAAGTCAGTGCAAGAAATCAAGCAAGAAGCGAAAGAGAAAGCTGCAGCTTACACGAATCAACCGAAACAAAAGCGTTCGTTACTAGAGAGAATTGGAAGAGGTATGGGTGGAGTTGTAAACGTTTTCTACCAAGCAGGTAGGGAAACCATTGAACAAATTATACGAAACATTCTTCCGTTCATGGCATTTGTCAGCTGTATTATCGGAATCATTACTTTCACAGGAGTCGGCGATTTAATTGCAAATGTCGTTTCTCCACTAGCAGGCAACATTATTGGATTGCTCATCCTATCGGTCATTTGTGCGTTGCCAATCCTGTCCCCATTGTTAGGACCAGGTGCCGTCATTGCACAAGTTGTTGGGGTTTTAGTTGGGGTAGAAATTGGTCGTGGAAACATTCCGCCACAGCTAGCACTTCCTGCATTGTTTGCCATCAACCCGCAAGTAGGGTGTGACTTTGTACCAGTTGGATTAACACTTGGAGAAGCAAAGCCTGAGACGATTGAAGTTGGGGTACCAGCGGTTCTTATTTCTAGACAGGTCACAGGTCCAATCGCTGTAGTCATCGCATACGTTGCTAGCTTCGGTTTATATTCGTAA
- the srlA gene encoding PTS glucitol/sorbitol transporter subunit IIC — MDFLVKVAEGFIGMFQEGGNTFMGLFTGIIPTLIVLITFVNAFIRLVGEERIYRLAQKSTKYTILRYTLFPILAVFFLTNPMAYTFGKFLPENQKPAFYDSAVSFVHPVTGLFPHANPAELFVYMGIAQGITELGLSLGPLAIRFFLVGIVVILIRGIVTEKITQRMMSKREAENSSAAESIGA, encoded by the coding sequence ATGGACTTTTTAGTCAAGGTTGCTGAGGGATTTATCGGAATGTTTCAAGAGGGTGGAAATACCTTCATGGGGCTTTTTACCGGAATTATTCCAACTCTTATTGTTTTAATCACTTTTGTTAACGCTTTCATTAGGTTAGTGGGAGAAGAAAGAATTTATCGATTAGCTCAAAAAAGTACGAAATATACAATCTTACGGTACACATTGTTTCCAATCCTAGCTGTATTTTTCTTAACAAATCCTATGGCTTACACCTTCGGAAAGTTTTTACCAGAAAATCAAAAGCCAGCGTTTTATGATTCTGCTGTATCTTTTGTACACCCGGTAACAGGATTGTTTCCTCATGCGAACCCTGCGGAACTTTTCGTGTATATGGGGATTGCGCAAGGGATTACGGAACTAGGCTTATCACTTGGACCACTAGCTATTCGTTTCTTCTTAGTAGGGATTGTGGTCATCCTTATTCGCGGTATTGTAACGGAGAAAATAACCCAACGAATGATGAGCAAAAGAGAAGCTGAAAATAGTTCAGCAGCAGAATCTATTGGAGCGTAA
- a CDS encoding transcriptional regulator GutM produces MWGVLIAAFVVVWFLQIFLTSIQMKHYRRTLQLMSRRSNGYLGVGVDKQKFGVGTVVIVVCDNVGKVVDSKLMKGVTVFSRFKPFQEVIGDSIETLKDNQATFKMEAPVSMAVKNIKDQMDKKQLA; encoded by the coding sequence GTGTGGGGAGTGCTAATTGCTGCGTTTGTTGTAGTTTGGTTTTTACAGATATTCTTGACATCTATCCAAATGAAGCATTATAGACGGACTCTTCAGCTGATGAGCAGGCGATCTAATGGGTACTTAGGTGTTGGGGTGGATAAGCAAAAATTTGGAGTAGGTACGGTTGTCATCGTGGTCTGTGACAATGTTGGGAAAGTCGTAGACAGTAAGCTGATGAAAGGGGTCACGGTTTTTTCCAGATTTAAGCCTTTCCAAGAAGTCATTGGAGATTCAATTGAAACACTGAAAGATAATCAAGCTACTTTCAAAATGGAGGCACCTGTATCAATGGCTGTAAAGAATATTAAAGACCAGATGGACAAAAAACAACTGGCGTAG
- a CDS encoding sugar-binding transcriptional regulator, producing the protein MIWEDRRLMVRVANLYYFEGFTQAQIAKKIGVSRPVISKLLNKAREEKVVEIYIKDENVHTVKLEQALEKKYELKEVVVVSQQDQLPEMVKRSIGRAAASYLTSQLTDVKRLGISWGTTLASLVNEFPYQKVENLNIVPLVGGMGRSNVEIHSNQLAYELAKKVNGTCSYLYAPAMVDSVELKDRLIENSDIHAVLEEGKQVEIALVGIGDPYRDSTMKKIGYLQETDMEDLKQAGAIGDIGSRFFNALGKQISHSLNERVIGMDLSVLQDIPLVIGVVEGKEKASSIDAAIRGRYVDVLITDDNTASALLDL; encoded by the coding sequence ATGATATGGGAAGATAGAAGACTTATGGTGAGAGTAGCAAATCTCTATTATTTTGAAGGATTTACACAAGCTCAGATTGCAAAGAAAATCGGAGTCTCTCGTCCGGTTATTTCCAAACTATTAAACAAAGCGAGAGAAGAAAAAGTAGTAGAAATCTATATAAAGGATGAAAATGTTCACACTGTAAAGCTTGAACAGGCATTAGAGAAAAAGTATGAATTAAAAGAGGTAGTTGTTGTTTCCCAACAGGATCAACTTCCTGAAATGGTGAAGCGGTCTATTGGGAGAGCGGCGGCTTCTTACTTAACAAGTCAACTAACAGATGTAAAACGTTTAGGAATATCTTGGGGAACAACCCTAGCTAGTTTAGTAAATGAGTTTCCTTACCAAAAAGTAGAAAACTTAAATATTGTACCTCTTGTTGGAGGAATGGGAAGAAGCAATGTAGAGATTCACTCCAACCAACTTGCCTATGAATTAGCGAAAAAGGTTAATGGAACTTGTTCCTATTTGTACGCTCCAGCAATGGTAGATTCCGTTGAGTTGAAAGATCGATTAATAGAAAACTCGGATATTCATGCAGTTTTAGAAGAAGGAAAGCAAGTGGAGATTGCCTTAGTGGGGATTGGAGATCCTTATCGTGATTCTACCATGAAGAAGATTGGCTATTTACAGGAAACAGATATGGAAGATTTGAAACAGGCCGGTGCGATTGGAGATATCGGTTCTCGATTCTTTAATGCTCTAGGAAAGCAGATTTCTCATTCCTTAAATGAACGGGTTATCGGAATGGATTTAAGCGTTCTACAAGATATTCCCTTAGTCATAGGAGTAGTAGAAGGAAAAGAAAAAGCTTCTAGTATTGATGCTGCGATTAGAGGAAGATATGTAGATGTGTTGATAACAGATGATAACACGGCTTCAGCTTTACTAGATTTATAG